The region GGGTGATGCGCTGAGCAGCCCGGCCGCCACCCATCGCTATTTGCAGGCGCGGCTGCGGGGCTATCCCCACGAGGTCTTCGCCTGTCTCCATCTGGACAACCGCCACCGGGTCATTCACTACGAGGAGCTGTTCCGCGGCACCGTTGACGGTGCCAGCGTCCACCCCCGGGAAGTGGTCAAAAGTGCGCTGCGACACAACGCGGCCGCCCTCATCCTGGCCCACAATCACCCCTCCGGCGTCCCCGAGCCCAGCGCCGCCGACAAACTCATCACCCGACGTCTGCGGAAAGCCCTGGCGCTGGTGGACGTGAGGGTGCTGGATCACGTCATTATTGGCGAGGGGGAAGCGGTCTCCTTCGCGGAACGCGGCTTGAT is a window of Gammaproteobacteria bacterium DNA encoding:
- a CDS encoding JAB domain-containing protein: MAITDWPAKERPREKLLQRGADALSDAELLAIFLRTGTRGSTAVDLARALLTEYGGLRQLLEADEDRFCRGKGLGRAKYVQLQAVLEMGRRHLYESLLRGDALSSPAATHRYLQARLRGYPHEVFACLHLDNRHRVIHYEELFRGTVDGASVHPREVVKSALRHNAAALILAHNHPSGVPEPSAADKLITRRLRKALALVDVRVLDHVIIGEGEAVSFAERGLI